Proteins encoded together in one Vicinamibacterales bacterium window:
- the ytxJ gene encoding bacillithiol system redox-active protein YtxJ, with amino-acid sequence MPTPLNVLSTTEELDSALARSSLRPIVIFKHSPTCGISAQAFESISEWLAGEVMAADFFVVPVQASRAVSAALTERFGIRHESPQVMVIHDGQVVWHGSHFRATVGSIVAALDKLAAATSAPGLASRQGPRR; translated from the coding sequence ATGCCCACCCCGCTGAACGTCTTGTCCACCACCGAGGAGCTCGACAGCGCCCTGGCCCGGTCGTCGCTTCGCCCAATCGTCATCTTCAAGCACAGCCCGACCTGCGGCATCAGCGCGCAGGCGTTCGAGTCGATCTCGGAGTGGCTGGCTGGTGAGGTGATGGCGGCGGACTTCTTCGTGGTGCCGGTGCAGGCCAGTCGCGCCGTGTCAGCGGCGCTGACGGAGCGATTCGGCATCCGGCATGAGTCGCCGCAGGTGATGGTGATTCACGACGGCCAGGTGGTCTGGCACGGCTCGCACTTCCGCGCGACGGTCGGGTCGATTGTCGCCGCGCTCGACAAGCTGGCGGCCGCTACTTCGGCTCCGGGATTGGCTTCCCGCCAAGGTCCACGAAGGTGA
- a CDS encoding citrate synthase → MTAEAKPKGGLEDVVATSSRICFLDGDRGVLAYCGHDIHDLARHATFEETCYLLWHGRLPNRAELGDLQSQLAAARQLPESIIRLMNMLPPSDGMDALRTLTSALGHYDPEAHDNSAAASYRKAVRLTAQVASLVATWGRMQQGGGPIAPDPAMGHAANFLYMLFGTRPNATAIRAMDIALTLHADHELNASTFAARVAAATLTDIHSAIVAGIGTLKGPLHGGANAEVMKMLIEIGPDAPGDRIDAFVKGKFARKEKISGFGHRVYHTEDPRATHLRQMSKELGHKAGNTRWFEMSERIEALVKAEKKLYPNVDFYSASTYYTMGIAIDLYTPIFAVSRISGWTAHVLEQYANNRLIRPRADYTGPNYPQTWIPLEQR, encoded by the coding sequence ATGACGGCAGAGGCAAAACCCAAGGGCGGACTGGAAGATGTCGTCGCGACGTCGTCCCGGATCTGTTTTCTCGACGGCGATCGCGGCGTGCTCGCGTATTGCGGTCACGACATTCACGACCTGGCCCGGCACGCGACGTTCGAGGAGACCTGCTACCTGCTGTGGCACGGCCGCCTGCCGAACCGGGCGGAGCTTGGCGACCTGCAGTCCCAGCTCGCCGCCGCCCGCCAGCTGCCCGAATCCATCATTCGGCTGATGAACATGCTGCCGCCGTCGGACGGGATGGACGCGCTGCGCACGCTGACCTCGGCGCTGGGCCACTACGATCCGGAGGCGCACGACAACTCGGCGGCCGCGTCGTATCGCAAGGCGGTGCGCCTGACCGCGCAGGTCGCCAGCCTGGTGGCCACCTGGGGACGCATGCAGCAGGGCGGCGGGCCGATTGCGCCGGACCCGGCCATGGGGCACGCCGCGAATTTCCTCTACATGCTCTTTGGCACGCGGCCGAACGCCACCGCGATTCGCGCGATGGACATCGCGCTCACGCTGCATGCCGATCACGAACTGAACGCGTCCACCTTCGCCGCCCGCGTCGCGGCGGCGACGCTCACCGACATCCACTCGGCGATCGTCGCCGGCATCGGCACGCTCAAAGGTCCGCTCCACGGCGGCGCCAACGCCGAAGTGATGAAGATGCTGATCGAGATCGGCCCCGACGCGCCGGGCGATCGCATCGACGCGTTCGTGAAGGGCAAGTTCGCGCGCAAGGAGAAGATCTCCGGTTTCGGCCATCGCGTCTATCACACCGAGGATCCGCGGGCGACGCACTTGCGGCAGATGTCGAAGGAGCTCGGGCACAAGGCCGGCAACACCCGGTGGTTCGAGATGAGCGAGCGCATCGAGGCGCTGGTGAAGGCGGAAAAGAAGCTCTATCCGAACGTGGACTTCTATTCGGCGTCCACTTATTACACGATGGGCATCGCCATCGATCTCTACACGCCGATTTTCGCGGTCAGCCGCATCAGCGGCTGGACGGCGCACGTGCTCGAGCAGTACGCGAACAACCGGCTGATTCGCCCGCGCGCCGACTACACCGGTCCCAACTACCCGCAGACCTGGATTCCGCTCGAGCAGCGCTGA